In Salarias fasciatus chromosome 4, fSalaFa1.1, whole genome shotgun sequence, the DNA window TGCTGGAATTTGTTCCATCCTCTGGCTGAATGGAAATTGCGGCTCGTTTCACGCCACTAGAACAAATCTCACCTGCGTCCTTATCAGCCTGCAACAAGGCTGCCTTGTGCAGAGATTtaaagggtgttttttttttttgttcctgtcaGGACTGAGGTTGCAGGCGGGTGGGGCTCGGAGCATGCATGTCCACAGGTTTGTTCTTCTAagggttggaggaggaggaggaggaggaggaggaggataacAGATTCAGTTAAGAGACAAGGGGTGCGTATCTCAGCCTTGTGTCGAGCTCGGTCGTGCCTCACACCCACCCCCGCCCCTTACCTGAGGGCCACTTAACTTTTCGAGTGGACTCTCCACGCAGGGCAGCGTCACCATCGGCATGCCCAACATGGAGTCGGGGCGTTGAGGTCGAGGCGGAGGAGGACCGggaagcagctgctggaagTTGTTAATGACACAGGTGACCTGGAAGCaaagggcaggaggaggagtccacGAGAAGCAAATATTCGATTATACTGTCTTTTTTATAAACACTATCAATTATCAATTCCAGTTGTGCAAAAATTGGGGAGTTACTGAGATGTAAAGTAAGCACGTTTAAGATCGTGGTTCGCATGAGACTGTCCACATTGTGGGGTGTGGTTTGGAATTACAGGACTTTCAATGTGGAGTTTACTTTTTCTCTCAGGACAATTAGCAAATTGACAAATGTGAAGTGGGATGGATGGAGATCGGAGGGAAAATAATGCTGGGCATGACTTAGTCTTGCTCAGTTAGGCCTATTCACATAATGTGCACACAACTCCATTACTGTGTTGTTAATGAGATATCTAAACATTGACTGAATTCCACATTCAGTTCAGTGAACGCTACATCAGGTAGCAGGTGGAAGATGCACTAAACTCTGGATACTGGCACTTATTGAAAGAAATGAGTTGAATGTTCCTGACAGATTTAAGGTGTAATTATTGAATCTACCGTCGACAGTTCATTCCCAACGCAGTATATTAATCCTCCGACATGCCCTCCTTTCTGTCCTTTCCTCACCAGAAACACTGCGATGGAGCCTCCGGTGAAGAACCCCGCCAGGACGTCCGCCCAGTGGTTGCGGTACTCCGCCACCCTGACCACGCCAACCAGCATGGCCAGGCAGAGCAGCGTGAGGCTGATGGTGGGCTTGGTGAGCCGCGTGCCTTTGGTCTTGAAGACGAGCGTGACGTACATCTGCAAGGAGGAGAACCGGGAACAGAACGCACAGTGGGGCACAGCCAGCCTGTCAAGACCTAAGACTGCAGAGTCTCTACAGATATCGTGGTTGTTTGAGAAAAAGTCCGACATGGAATCATTTAAATCCTGTATTTATTggataaaagacaaaaatccCGTATTTTTTATCCTCCCATTCATATTCTTTACCTTTTTTGTCTGAATTTTGGTAGCAGGAAGCTGGAGCAAATACCTGCTCATGTTGCATCAACTAAGGCTCAGTAGGTGGAGAGAATCATCTTTCAGGGGGAATGTTGCAGGTTCAATCCTGCAGCTGTTCTTATGTCAAAGTGCTTCTTAACAAGTTCACGAACTGATCAAGAAAGGTGAAACAGTGGAAGATGACGagaagtgaaatccattttgTAAATGTAGGTATTCTCTTAGGTATTTGGTTCAAATGGTGTTTAGACATTGATGTGTGACTGTCGCTCTGTTTCCCCTGTTTCAACCTTTCCTTCAACCAAACCTCAGGAGGCGTCCTGCCACCTGTCAGCCGGATAAAGCTGTATAGAAGACGGATGGTTGAATTCACAAAACCCCGACTCTTCGGCGCTCAAACCTACCACTGTGTAGACTGCTGAGTAGACGCTGAGCGCCGCGTCCTTGGACGGGAAGGATTTCCTGGCGGTCAGGACGACGAGCGGGTTGCCCGTGCAGGCGCGGCGCTCCGTGATGTACTGCATGGTGGACTGGCAGCCCAGCGCCGTGTAGTTCGGTCGGCAGGCGGACAGAAAGTGGGGAGTCTGGTTCCCCGTGACCACCTGGCCGGCGTTGGCGAAAATGGTGGTGGTGAACAGGCCGAAGGCGTAGACCCCTGGGGAGGGCAGGTGATAAGGAAACGAAAAAGGTTAAGTGTGTTGACTGTCTTCTTTACTGACAGTTGTAAATTAATAAGCTCATTTGTAGAATTCGGATCGAAATCATAGCTTTCAATTTACATTAAGGtgacattttgagaaaaaaaaatgaatttcatgtCTCAGAGTCCATATTCTTCTGAGACTTAGTAGTTTTAGATTTAATTAGTCATATTAGATACCCAATATGTGTATGGTCGTCCAACTCCCGTTAAGAGAAATACTGGCTAGTCATGATCTGGATGACTgatattatttacagaaaaaaaggaagacagaaaaagaagtcTATACTAAAGCTTTGAGAGCGACATAAAACACTCACTGAGATAAAACAAGTGATAATAACTTTTTCTGCTGGAAATAGCTCCGGCACATTATTATCAGCTGAGGTGTGAAATTGAAACCgaagcctccacctcagctgaTTCAGCTTCACATGCAAATCTGTGAGCTGCTTAATATTCATGAGATCCTTTTCCTGCCAAGATGCCGCATATTCCACCTCGAAGATTCTCCCGCATTTTATCATCCAATTAACAGCTACAAGCTCCGGCTCCGGCTGGCTGACTCTGGAGTGTAGCGGGTCACGTTCCTACAACTCAACCTCCTCCTTTCATGGcgtttacatctttttttttctcccccgcTCGCCGTCCCTCACTTTACCAGATCAAATTGCACACGAGTGACAGAAAAGTGCCGCTTCACGAGCCCGTACGGAGCGGAGGCTGCGTAATGTGGAAACAGCGAGCTCACCCAGGAAGCGAATTATGCGCCTCAGCAGGGGGTTGAAGTAGCAGCAGTCTGCCGTGACGATGGTCTTCTCCTGGGTTCCCTCTGCCTTCGTGAAGAAGGCGCACAGCTCTCCAAGAAGGATctgcacacacaaagaaacacacaaaaagctgctttttttaaaagtgtttccGAAAACTGAGTGGAACAGTGTCGCCTCGAGTCACAGGGGATGGAGGAAAATGCTCCTAAACATGAGTCATAATGCACCATAAACGCTTTAGTCACACGGTCATGGTATCCTCTTCGATACTTTACACTTAACACACTGGAAATCAGAAGTCCTGCATTCGATAACTACCAATGTGATTCAAGCTTTTGGAGGATGGCTCATCTGACACTTTCTGACAACTCCCGGTTCACACCAATGATAAAAACACAAGTAAGAAGAATAACGGTTCACGGAGTTCTATTTAGCAACAGAAATCACTTCAGTAATCAGTTACAGCTCATAAGATGGAGGCAATTAACAAATCTGATTACCTTCCAGCTCTGACATTAACAAGCGCCACATAAAAGATCTCGATGCTGTTGCAGCTCAGACTCCCGCATAACCTTACACCTCAAACACCGGCCGCTGGAGCAGAACCAATTACAGGCATTCATAACGATCTCATTATCGAGCGCGACCCGTTGGGCTGTGGTCACTGCAGGCCGGCCGAGTGATGTGATCAAAAATAGCAGCCGCGGTTGCTGGGCGCTCGTGGCTTGATTGCTGCTTTTGTGGCGAGGCTTGCAGCAGAGACTGGGGTCAGGTGACTGTGCTCAATTCATTCCCAGTGAGTCTGAACAGTGGTGCCTCTCCAGACTGATGATCCCTTAATGGGCTGCAACTGTGAGTCGTCTGTATGAGAGCCTGCAGCACTCGAAGCCGCTACTAAAAGCTAGCTCTCCCCGCGAATTGGTGCTTCATCTTAAATCATCCCCGTAATTTGCATGCTCTGCTGCGACCAGAGAGGGGCCCACTTTAATACTGACTGTGGTCTACGGACCCATCAACCTTGCTCTTCCTCTTTCACTCTATTTTCGCCCAGGAGTGGCATTATCTGCTCTCCGGAGGATTTAATGAAAGCTCCGCCGACGGTCAGAAAGAGAGGGGGAGCGATGAAAGACGAGAAATGATTACAATGATCACATTTCAGTCCAGTATCAAGCTCCGAAGCACTTCCAAGCAGGTCCGGCCAAGTCAAACGAGTTAATAGCATGCGGGAGGCCGGCCAGTGCGGCCGTGCTGTGAAGTGCATGCCCAGCCAAGTGATTTCTTCCATTAGAGGAACACAGCCCTGCTGGGTCTTCCATGGAAACCCTCTGAACACTAATATGAGCACGAAATCAAAGCTGGGGGGGTTTATCAGTGGCTCCAAACTGGAGATGTTCGGGGGAACGTCACAGCGTGGACGAGCATTTGGGGGCCATTAAAAAGGAGCAGGTAGCAGATCTTTTTGGGAACTCATTTATGAATCACAACCCCGCTAGTTTCTTTTGGTTCAATATTCATGATAGGATGCCTCACTGAGTCTTTCAGAAGAGCATTCCTgcatcctccagcagcttcatttCCCCAGTTTTCATCCTGTGACTATCGTTTAATGTATCTTTTAAAGAGCTAAATAGTTCCTCGTTTACCATCGCTGGAGAATCTTTGCATCAAGTTCCCTCTTTTCCCCCTGTGAACTGGTGTTAAACGTCTGATGACTCACTCTGCGCTCCAAGGCGATTGCTAATTCCGCGAGCGGAGCGAAGTTCAACgtgtcccccctgctgtgtgaTGACCCACTGGCTCATTGCTCCAAAAGCATTGCTGGCATTGGACATGGGACCGAGATGACGAGGGGACGCTACACTGCCCCGATGGTTACTGACGCCACTCCTCTGTTGGTCCATTTCCTGTTGGTCCACTTCCAACCACTTCCAGTTCAACTCGGAATATTTCCCCTTTGAGTGGAGAATTCTAAATCAGACCAAACTGTGTGGCTTGACTTAAC includes these proteins:
- the plppr2a gene encoding phospholipid phosphatase-related protein type 2a isoform X3 → MMAATEEKPGVKSSSSIVPCFLFVELVIMAGTVLLAYYFEYTDTFPVHVQGFFCYDKSFSKPYPGPDESSKIPPVLIYSLVTAVPTLTILLGELCAFFTKAEGTQEKTIVTADCCYFNPLLRRIIRFLGVYAFGLFTTTIFANAGQVVTGNQTPHFLSACRPNYTALGCQSTMQYITERRACTGNPLVVLTARKSFPSKDAALSVYSAVYTVMYVTLVFKTKGTRLTKPTISLTLLCLAMLVGVVRVAEYRNHWADVLAGFFTGGSIAVFLVTCVINNFQQLLPGPPPPRPQRPDSMLGMPMVTLPCVESPLEKLSGPQTPRGSPFTEVT
- the plppr2a gene encoding phospholipid phosphatase-related protein type 2a isoform X2 — encoded protein: MMAATEEKPGVKSSSSIVPCFLFVELVIMAGTVLLAYYFEYTDTFPVHVQGFFCYDKSFSKPYPGPDESSKIPPVLIYSLVTAVPTLTILLGELCAFFTKAEGTQEKTIVTADCCYFNPLLRRIIRFLGVYAFGLFTTTIFANAGQVVTGNQTPHFLSACRPNYTALGCQSTMQYITERRACTGNPLVVLTARKSFPSKDAALSVYSAVYTVMYVTLVFKTKGTRLTKPTISLTLLCLAMLVGVVRVAEYRNHWADVLAGFFTGGSIAVFLVTCVINNFQQLLPGPPPPRPQRPDSMLGMPMVTLPCVESPLEKLSGPQHPALSSSSPPYNTYVQPF
- the plppr2a gene encoding phospholipid phosphatase-related protein type 2a isoform X1 produces the protein MMAATEEKPGVKSSSSIVPCFLFVELVIMAGTVLLAYYFEYTDTFPVHVQGFFCYDKSFSKPYPGPDESSKIPPVLIYSLVTAVPTLTILLGELCAFFTKAEGTQEKTIVTADCCYFNPLLRRIIRFLGVYAFGLFTTTIFANAGQVVTGNQTPHFLSACRPNYTALGCQSTMQYITERRACTGNPLVVLTARKSFPSKDAALSVYSAVYTVMYVTLVFKTKGTRLTKPTISLTLLCLAMLVGVVRVAEYRNHWADVLAGFFTGGSIAVFLVTCVINNFQQLLPGPPPPRPQRPDSMLGMPMVTLPCVESPLEKLRVDLRSPRSHDHQPYRFPATPDVLIPSRSISSEV
- the plppr2a gene encoding phospholipid phosphatase-related protein type 2a isoform X4 encodes the protein MFYFQLVIMAGTVLLAYYFEYTDTFPVHVQGFFCYDKSFSKPYPGPDESSKIPPVLIYSLVTAVPTLTILLGELCAFFTKAEGTQEKTIVTADCCYFNPLLRRIIRFLGVYAFGLFTTTIFANAGQVVTGNQTPHFLSACRPNYTALGCQSTMQYITERRACTGNPLVVLTARKSFPSKDAALSVYSAVYTVMYVTLVFKTKGTRLTKPTISLTLLCLAMLVGVVRVAEYRNHWADVLAGFFTGGSIAVFLVTCVINNFQQLLPGPPPPRPQRPDSMLGMPMVTLPCVESPLEKLRVDLRSPRSHDHQPYRFPATPDVLIPSRSISSEV